The Silvibacterium dinghuense region TTCCGATTGCCGCATCCGTCTGTTGATATTGCGCCTGGCTGAGCTCGACAATCGAGCTGAGCCCCATCTGGTATCGAGTCTGCGCCAGCTTGAGCGCAAGGTTGGCCTGGTTCAGCAAGTCCGTTGTTACGGCTACCTTTTGATATGCGGTTTGCGCCGCAAGCCAGGAGGTGCGCACGTCGCGCACCACGCGATCACGCAGCGCGCGGGTCTGTTCGGCCGCAGCCTCAGCGCGGATGCTTGCCTCCTTCGCCTGCGACGTATAGAGGAAACCGTTGAAGATGGGGATATTCATATTCACCCCGACGGCGCCCCACCAGCTGCTGTTGTAATATTCGCCGGGTCGTACCGGCACCGCGCCCGCCGTGCCCAGCGCACTGATGCTGGGTAAAAGCTGGTCACGCTGCGCGTGGCTGAATTTGACCGCAGCTTGATGGCTCAGGTCGAGCGCCTGCAAATCAGGCCGCTGCTCGAGCGCAAGCTTCAGCAACTGATCGGCATCGGGTGGAGGCGGAGCAAGAGCACCGCCGTCAGCAACAAGCTGGTAGCTCGTCGCGGTATCGAGGCCAAGCACTTCGTCGAGCGCGGCCATCGTAGCGCTGGCATTATTCTGCGCATCGAGCAGCAGCAGCTTGGCCTGCGAGAGATTGACATCGGCAAAGCTCAGATCGAGCGTGGACTTGAGTTTGTTTTTCGTCATCACGCCGATCTGGTCGTCGGTGGTCTGGCGGGTTTTCACGTTCTGCTGCGCCACATTGAGCAAAGCCTGCGCCTCAAGCACGTTATAGAAAGCCTGATCTGTAGTGAGGACGATGTCCTGGGTAGTGGCAAGCGCCGAGGCATCCTGCGCTTTCTCCTCGAGGTTCGAGGAGAGAACAAGATTGCGCGTCCGGCCGAAGTCCGTGATGAGTTGCGAGGCACTGGCACCTGCGCCTGCGTGCTCGAAGAGGCGCGAGGCAGTGAGCGAACCAGCCGAGATGCGTGAAGCCTGGTTCGCATCCTCGGCTGTAACACCACCTGCCACCGAGGGAAGCTCGGCAGCACGGTTCTCACGCACGACCTGGTGCTGCGCCAGTGCGAGCAGGCGCTTTGCGCTAATGTGCGGATTGTTGCGGATCGCCATCTGCTCGGCATCGTGCAGCGTGAGCCGAGCGGCCGCACTCTCTGACGAATCAGAGAGTGCGGCCGTCTGACCTTGCGGCGCGCTGCTCTGGGCCAGCAACTGCAGCTTCGGCGCTTCAGGAAGAGGAGCGCTGCCATGGCTCTGAGCATGCAAATAACTCGCTCCTCCAAAAGCAAACAGCGCACAGAAAATCAGGCGAGAGGAGGTGAAGGTAAGTGTTTGCATCAGTGTGCCCTTCCTTCCGCGAGGAGCTTTTTCTCTTGCCGTCCATGAATGAGGAGATAGACCGCCGGGACCAGGAAGACAGTCACCACGACAGATACGCCGAGGCCACCGATAATGGCTCGGGCCAGCGGCGCATACTGTTCGCTGCCGGCCTCGAGGCCAAGCGCCATCGGAATCATGCCGAGCAGCGTGGCCAGCGAGGTCATCAGGATGGGACGCAGACGCACACGGCAGGCGCGAATCACCGCTTCGAGCAGCGGCAATCCTTCGCTGTGCAGGATGCCGGCAAACTCGACGATAAGGATGCTGTTCGAAACAACAATGCCAGTCATCATGATGACTCCCATCAGGGACATGATGTTCAGCGTGCTTCCGGTAACAAAGAGGATGAGCACTACGCCAGCAAGTCCGGGAGGAATAGCCATAAGAATGATGAACGGATCGATGAATGAGGTGAACTGCGCCATAAGAATGAGATAGACGAGCAGGACGGAGATGATCAGCCCCAGACCGAATTCGGCGAAGGAGCGGTTCATACTCACCACAGCCCCGCGCACTTTAAGCACGGTGTTGCGCTCGGTCTTGGTCTGCGCGAGAAGCTTTTGGATGTCTCCACCCACTCCCTGCAGTGCTTCCTTCTTCGTCGCAACATAAATGTCGATGACACGGCGAATCTGATAGTGGTCAACTTCAGTTGGGGTATTGATCAGCTTGATGTCAGCAACCGAACTGAGCGGGGTGTAGCCCGTGGAGTGATCCCCTGCCCAGATAACCGGATTCGCATCGCCGGCCTGACGTGCCTCTTCGCCCGGCGCATAGCCCGCGGGACGAGTGCCGCGCAGAGGAATGCTGCGGAAGTCTTCCATCGTCATGTGATTCAGAACATGGTTGGCGTACTGCACCGTGACCATGTAATTGTTGCCGGTCTTCGGATCGATCCAATAGCTGGGCGCCACCTGGCCATCCGAGGTCATGGCGGTGATGACGTTGTCGACCACATCTTTCGCAGAGAGGCCGATGAGGCTTGCGCGCTCGCGATCAATGTTGAGTTCTATGCCGGGATAGTCGAGATTCTGCGGAATATAAACGTCACTTACATTGGGCATAGCCTTGATCTTCTCTGCCATTTGTTTGGCGAGTGCATACGCGCTCTCCATATTGTTGGAGCTGATCTGCACATCGATCGGCGCAGGCAGCCCCTGATTGATGACGCCATCCACAAGACCGCCTGCCTGGAAGTACGTGCTGAGCTCCGGCATCTGCTGCGACAGTTTCTCGCGTACACGACGCATGTATTCGTAACTGCCAATCCTGTGATCTTCCTTGAGACTGGTCTGCACAAAGGCCGTGTCCATCGATGCATTCGTCGTAAAGATGGCTGAGAGATCCGGATAAACACCGATGTTAGAGACGATCATGCCGAGATCCGAGGGCTTGACGACACTGCGGATGACATTCTCGACCCTGGCGATATAGTCGTTGCTCACTTCAAGCCGCGTGCCACTGGGCATCTGCACGTCGATGACGAACTGGCCTGGATCAGTACGCGGAAAATAAGCTCTGCCCAGGAAAGGTAATAGACCAGCGAGGACCAGGACCACGCCGCCAAGGATGATAGCAGTGGTGAATCCTGGCCGCCGCATCGCGCGCTTGGCCAGTCCTTCGTACCAGTCGAGCAGCTTCTGGAATTTGTTATTGAAGCCGCGCTCGAAGCGTGCGAAGAAGCTCTGCTTCTTTGCTTCGTCTTCTCCGTGATGGATGCGGATGAAATTCGCACAAAAAAGCGGGACAACCGTCATCGCAAAGAAGTACGAGGCAAAGATGGAGAGCACCACCCCCAGAGCCAGCGGCGTAAAAATGTACTTGCTGATACCGGAGAGAAAGGTAACCGGAAAGAAGACGATCGAGGTAGTAGAGGTCGCGGCAAGCACTGCGAGCGAAACTTCCATGCCGCCTTTCTCCGCGGCTTCGCGCGGTTTACAACCCATTTCCATGAAGCGGAAGATATTCTCGAGCACGACCACCGAATCGTCGATAAGGCGAGAGAAAGCCAGAGCAAGACCACCGAGGATCATCGTGTTGATGGAACCGCCCATGGCCTTCGTCAGCAGCAGACACACGAGCGCGGACAGTGGAATCGACAACAGCACGGCGAAAGTCGCGCGCGGACTGCCGAGGAAGATGAAGATCATCAGGCCAGTGAGCACGAGGCCGATGCTGGCCTCCTTGATGAGGTTCTTCACTGCCATCTTCACGAAGATCGACTGATCGAAGACCACCGAGGTCTTCAGCGTCTCGGGGATATCCACCAGCTTCTTGATGGCATCTTTCATCCCGTTGACGATCGTGATGGTGTTACTGTCTCCGCCTTGCTTGAAGACAGGCACGTAGACCGAGCGCTGACCGTCAATGCGGACAATGTTGTACTGCAGCGTGCCCGCGTCTTCGGCCTTGCCAATATCCGCGACGAGCACCGAAGAGTTGCCCACGGACTTAAGCGGCATCTCGTTCATCGCCTTAGCATCTGGAAACTGGCTGTTGGCGTAAATGTTGAAGTCTTTCGAACCAATGCGAACATCGCCGGCGGGCAGGATGAGGTTTGAGCTGTTCACCGACTGTACGACATCGTTGAGACTTAGATTGCGGGCTTCCATCTTGAGCGGATCGACGTAGATCTGAATTTGCCGATATGTGCCGCCATACGGCTGCGGCACCGAGGCGCCCGGAACATTGGAGATCTGATTGCGAACCTGGAACTGCGCAAGATCCTTCAGTTGTGTCTCACCGAGCCCCTTGCCTTTGAGCGTGACAAGGCAGACAGGCTGCGTGGATGCGTCCATACCGAGCACGACAGGCGGAAGAGTTCCTGGTGGAAGTCTCCGCAGGTCAGCCATGGCGAGGTTCGCAATATTGCTTAGCGCAGCATCTGCATTCGTGCCGGGCTTGAAATAGATTTTGATGAGGCTGACGCCGGTCAGTGAGCGCGATTCGCTATGGTCGACATTTGCAGCCAGCGTAAAGAAGCGCTCGAAGGTGTTGGTGATATCGGCCTCGATCTGCTTAGGCGGCATGCCGTTATAAAACGTAGCGACAACGACGACCGGCATGTCGATTTTCGGAAAAAGATCGACCGGCATGCTGGCAATGCCCACGAAACCCACGAGCATGACCATCAGGCAGAGCATGATGATGAAGAACGGATATTTCAACGCAAACTTCGGCATTACTGCGCACCTCCGTTGCTGTCGTCCGCCTTCATATCGATTACGCCGCCAGATTCCTTCTGTTCCTCTGAGGCTTGCGACGGTACGAGAACAGAGGTGACCTGCTCGCCGTCGCTGTACTTATCCTGGCCTCCCACAATCACCCGATCGCCCTCCTCGAGACCGCTCTTGACCTCTGCAAGTTTGCTCGCCTGCAGACCAACGACTACAGGCCGAATCCGGACGCGATTCTGCGCGTCGACCACATAGACCATCTGCTGGCTGCCGTGAATGACCAGCGCTTCCACCGGAAGCGTGAGAACATCATGCACACTCGCCATCGCAAGGCGCGCGTTCGCATACATGCCGGGAGCGATGGAGAGATCGCGGTTGTCCACATCGACTTCGGTCTCCATGGTGCGGGTCTCAAAGTTGACATTGCGCGTGAAGCGAACGATTTTCCCCGTGATGGAGCGGCTCAAGGCATCGATGCGAATGCGGATGGTATCGCCCTCGTGGATATACTGCACGTCGTCCTCGGGAACAGGCATACGCAGGCGCAGCAGCGTGCTCTGCGCCAGGCGCACGATAGGCAGATCCTGCTGATTGGAATTGGTGCCGCTCTGAATGAGCGCACCCGTATCGGCATAGCGCCAGACCACTACGCCATCAATCGGCGCAACCACATGGGTATAGTCCTGAATGGCCTGCTCACGCTCATTATTGGCATGTGCCGACTCGGCATGTTGCTGAGCAGCATCAGCCGCGGCCTTCGCTGCATCCACCTGCGAAGCGGAGGAGAGGTCCTTACTCTGCGCATCATCGAGCTCCTGCTGCGCGACCAGCCCCGGCTGCGCCTTTGACGTGTCGAGGAGGCGCTGATAATTAAGGTGCTCGGCAGCATGCACCGCTTCCGCCCGCCTGATCTCGTGCTGGGCACGGGTAATCTCTGCCCTGGCCTGCGCCATATCAAAGGCGCTGGCCTCGAGCTGCGCCTGCAGCTCCGGCACTTCAAGCACGGCGAGGACTTCGCCTTTCCGCACTTTGTCGCCAATATCCACATTGATCTTCTTCATGAAGCCACTGACCTTGGGGTGAACATCGACCACCTGGTACGGCTGAAACTGGCCGGCGAGGCTGAGCATGTGCGAGATATCGCCACGTTGCACACGAGCAACGCTGGCCGAGGGCACGGATGCCGATTCTTCCGCAGGATCTGCGGAGTGTGAGCTGCAGGAAATGACAGGAAGAAGGGCAGGCAGAGTAAGGCCCATCGCGAACAAAGACAGAGATCGCTTTCGCATGAAAGGTACATCCTTCTGAGCAGTAAGTTTTCAAACAGAGAAGGGAATGCCCTAGCGCACAGCGCACACTGCGCCGGACAAAGGAACGGTCCGCAGAGACACTGCCGCCCAAAGAGGGCGTCCCAACTTCAAAGAATGGGAAAGCTAGAGAACTGCGGGAGGAGGAAGGACGAAGAAGAAAGACATACCTGCACGCTGGTGTAAATGCCAGCTACGGCCGCTCTCGCGGTAAATTCGCGAAACGAGGGCACCACGAAGCTGCTGAACAAGAAAAGTCAGCAGCAGAGACAGCAGGCCAAGCATAAACGCCGCAAGGGAGACAGGAGCCGGCCGCGGAGGCTGAACGTCTGCGTCCTGCTCGCGGGTCGCCTGCTGCTCATCACGTGAAAGCAGTTTTGCGCACGGAATAAGGCGCACA contains the following coding sequences:
- a CDS encoding TolC family protein; translation: MHAQSHGSAPLPEAPKLQLLAQSSAPQGQTAALSDSSESAAARLTLHDAEQMAIRNNPHISAKRLLALAQHQVVRENRAAELPSVAGGVTAEDANQASRISAGSLTASRLFEHAGAGASASQLITDFGRTRNLVLSSNLEEKAQDASALATTQDIVLTTDQAFYNVLEAQALLNVAQQNVKTRQTTDDQIGVMTKNKLKSTLDLSFADVNLSQAKLLLLDAQNNASATMAALDEVLGLDTATSYQLVADGGALAPPPPDADQLLKLALEQRPDLQALDLSHQAAVKFSHAQRDQLLPSISALGTAGAVPVRPGEYYNSSWWGAVGVNMNIPIFNGFLYTSQAKEASIRAEAAAEQTRALRDRVVRDVRTSWLAAQTAYQKVAVTTDLLNQANLALKLAQTRYQMGLSSIVELSQAQYQQTDAAIGNSNAQYQYRLSLATLNYEIGSI
- a CDS encoding efflux RND transporter permease subunit; the protein is MPKFALKYPFFIIMLCLMVMLVGFVGIASMPVDLFPKIDMPVVVVATFYNGMPPKQIEADITNTFERFFTLAANVDHSESRSLTGVSLIKIYFKPGTNADAALSNIANLAMADLRRLPPGTLPPVVLGMDASTQPVCLVTLKGKGLGETQLKDLAQFQVRNQISNVPGASVPQPYGGTYRQIQIYVDPLKMEARNLSLNDVVQSVNSSNLILPAGDVRIGSKDFNIYANSQFPDAKAMNEMPLKSVGNSSVLVADIGKAEDAGTLQYNIVRIDGQRSVYVPVFKQGGDSNTITIVNGMKDAIKKLVDIPETLKTSVVFDQSIFVKMAVKNLIKEASIGLVLTGLMIFIFLGSPRATFAVLLSIPLSALVCLLLTKAMGGSINTMILGGLALAFSRLIDDSVVVLENIFRFMEMGCKPREAAEKGGMEVSLAVLAATSTTSIVFFPVTFLSGISKYIFTPLALGVVLSIFASYFFAMTVVPLFCANFIRIHHGEDEAKKQSFFARFERGFNNKFQKLLDWYEGLAKRAMRRPGFTTAIILGGVVLVLAGLLPFLGRAYFPRTDPGQFVIDVQMPSGTRLEVSNDYIARVENVIRSVVKPSDLGMIVSNIGVYPDLSAIFTTNASMDTAFVQTSLKEDHRIGSYEYMRRVREKLSQQMPELSTYFQAGGLVDGVINQGLPAPIDVQISSNNMESAYALAKQMAEKIKAMPNVSDVYIPQNLDYPGIELNIDRERASLIGLSAKDVVDNVITAMTSDGQVAPSYWIDPKTGNNYMVTVQYANHVLNHMTMEDFRSIPLRGTRPAGYAPGEEARQAGDANPVIWAGDHSTGYTPLSSVADIKLINTPTEVDHYQIRRVIDIYVATKKEALQGVGGDIQKLLAQTKTERNTVLKVRGAVVSMNRSFAEFGLGLIISVLLVYLILMAQFTSFIDPFIILMAIPPGLAGVVLILFVTGSTLNIMSLMGVIMMTGIVVSNSILIVEFAGILHSEGLPLLEAVIRACRVRLRPILMTSLATLLGMIPMALGLEAGSEQYAPLARAIIGGLGVSVVVTVFLVPAVYLLIHGRQEKKLLAEGRAH
- a CDS encoding efflux RND transporter periplasmic adaptor subunit, whose translation is MPSASVARVQRGDISHMLSLAGQFQPYQVVDVHPKVSGFMKKINVDIGDKVRKGEVLAVLEVPELQAQLEASAFDMAQARAEITRAQHEIRRAEAVHAAEHLNYQRLLDTSKAQPGLVAQQELDDAQSKDLSSASQVDAAKAAADAAQQHAESAHANNEREQAIQDYTHVVAPIDGVVVWRYADTGALIQSGTNSNQQDLPIVRLAQSTLLRLRMPVPEDDVQYIHEGDTIRIRIDALSRSITGKIVRFTRNVNFETRTMETEVDVDNRDLSIAPGMYANARLAMASVHDVLTLPVEALVIHGSQQMVYVVDAQNRVRIRPVVVGLQASKLAEVKSGLEEGDRVIVGGQDKYSDGEQVTSVLVPSQASEEQKESGGVIDMKADDSNGGAQ